In the genome of Bradyrhizobium arachidis, one region contains:
- a CDS encoding polysaccharide deacetylase family protein: MRNALGLMLASVVAAVLIAAGGWFYYSARADQGAPKTVAARAADPLPAPAKLAAKDDVETTATVAAKPTAFAQAPAPAPAPIMPVQPKQACANPNALGVSRVVEIDTTGGPGFGFDHFKQFDFLTDKEVVLTFDDGPWPVNTPAVLKALADECTKGLFFSVGKHATYHPEILRQVLAQGHTVGTHTWSHVNLNGKKMTEQMAKDEVEKGISAVKFALGANPAPFFRFPQLQHNPAIVSYFGTRNVAMFSTDIDSFDFRKGATPEKIIETVMTRLDKLGKGIILMHDFQKHTGEAMPALLARLKAGGYKVVQIKAKTTLQTLPEYDEALMKDLKVPTASTTLRPISSVVQTVSQ; the protein is encoded by the coding sequence ATGCGTAATGCGTTGGGCCTGATGCTGGCCAGTGTAGTTGCCGCGGTCCTCATCGCCGCCGGCGGTTGGTTTTATTATTCCGCGCGCGCCGACCAGGGCGCTCCCAAGACAGTTGCCGCCCGTGCCGCCGATCCGCTCCCGGCACCGGCGAAGCTCGCCGCCAAGGACGACGTCGAGACCACCGCCACGGTCGCGGCCAAGCCGACCGCATTTGCCCAGGCACCCGCGCCTGCGCCGGCACCGATCATGCCGGTCCAGCCGAAGCAAGCCTGCGCCAATCCGAACGCGCTCGGCGTCTCGCGCGTGGTCGAGATCGACACCACCGGCGGCCCCGGCTTCGGCTTCGATCATTTCAAGCAGTTCGACTTCCTTACCGACAAGGAAGTCGTGCTGACCTTCGATGACGGTCCGTGGCCGGTGAACACGCCCGCGGTGCTGAAGGCGCTCGCGGATGAATGCACCAAGGGCCTGTTCTTCTCGGTCGGCAAGCATGCGACCTATCATCCGGAAATCCTGCGCCAGGTGCTGGCCCAGGGCCACACGGTCGGCACGCACACCTGGTCGCACGTCAATCTGAACGGCAAGAAGATGACCGAGCAGATGGCCAAGGACGAGGTCGAAAAGGGCATCAGCGCGGTGAAATTCGCGCTCGGTGCCAACCCCGCGCCGTTCTTCCGCTTCCCGCAGCTTCAGCACAACCCGGCGATCGTGAGCTATTTCGGCACCCGCAACGTCGCGATGTTCTCGACCGATATCGACTCCTTCGACTTCCGGAAGGGCGCGACGCCGGAGAAGATCATCGAGACGGTGATGACGCGGCTCGACAAGCTCGGCAAGGGCATCATCCTGATGCACGACTTCCAGAAGCACACCGGCGAAGCGATGCCGGCGCTGCTCGCGCGGCTCAAGGCCGGCGGCTACAAGGTCGTGCAGATCAAGGCCAAGACGACGCTTCAGACGCTGCCGGAATACGACGAGGCGCTGATGAAGGACCTGAAGGTGCCGACCGCCAGCACGACCTTGCGTCCGATCTCGAGCGTGGTGCAGACGGTTTCGCAGTAA
- a CDS encoding MFS transporter — translation MTEQPNRQKIAADGITAPLRYTVFRRIWLASLLSNLGLLIQGVGAAWAMTQMAASADQVALVQTALMLPIMLISMPAGAIADMYDRRIVTLVSLAIALTGASALTILAGLKLITPETLLAFCFVVGSGNALFGPAWQSSVSEQVPPEALPSAVALNGISYNIARSFGPAVGGVIVAALGAVAAFACNAILYLPLLVVLLLWRRVVEPSRLPREKLNRAMVSGFRYITNSPPIKIVLLRTLVMGLIGGAIMALMPLVARDLLHGGAQTYGIMLGAFGMGAVVGALNIHELRKRMSGEAAIRACTISMAFAMAALAVSTEPVLTAAALVLAGAVWMAAVALFNIGVQLSAPRWVAGRSLAAFQASISGGIAIGAWGWGHLTDYAGVEVALLVAAGLMLLSPLLGIWLTMPRVGARNEDADVLADPEVKLSITGRSGPLVVEIEYRVSQENARAFHNVMQDVQLSRQRNGAYGWSIARDIADPELWTERYHCPTWFDYLRQRNRSTLSERALHQQAIDFHIGPEPVRVRRMLERPFGSVRWKEETPDRASKEVLPVVATAAGSST, via the coding sequence ATGACCGAGCAGCCGAACCGTCAGAAAATTGCGGCCGACGGCATTACCGCGCCGCTGCGGTACACCGTCTTCCGGCGCATCTGGCTCGCCAGCCTGCTCTCCAATCTCGGCCTCTTGATCCAGGGCGTGGGCGCGGCCTGGGCGATGACGCAGATGGCGGCCTCGGCCGACCAGGTCGCGCTGGTGCAGACCGCCTTGATGCTGCCGATCATGCTGATCTCGATGCCGGCCGGCGCGATCGCCGACATGTACGACCGCCGCATCGTCACCCTGGTCTCGCTCGCGATCGCGCTGACCGGCGCGTCCGCGCTGACGATCCTGGCCGGACTCAAGCTGATTACCCCGGAGACGCTGCTCGCCTTCTGCTTCGTCGTCGGCAGCGGCAACGCGCTGTTCGGGCCGGCCTGGCAATCCTCGGTCAGCGAGCAGGTGCCGCCCGAAGCATTGCCGTCGGCTGTCGCGCTGAACGGCATCAGCTACAACATCGCGCGCAGCTTCGGTCCGGCGGTCGGCGGCGTCATCGTCGCCGCACTCGGCGCGGTGGCTGCCTTTGCCTGCAATGCGATCCTCTATCTGCCGCTGCTGGTGGTGCTGCTGCTGTGGCGGCGCGTGGTCGAACCCTCGCGCCTGCCGCGCGAGAAGCTCAACCGCGCCATGGTGTCCGGCTTCCGCTACATCACCAATTCGCCGCCGATCAAGATCGTGCTGTTGCGCACGCTGGTGATGGGTCTGATCGGCGGCGCCATCATGGCGCTGATGCCGCTGGTCGCGCGCGACCTCCTGCATGGCGGCGCGCAGACCTACGGCATCATGCTCGGCGCGTTCGGCATGGGCGCCGTCGTCGGCGCGCTCAACATCCACGAATTGCGCAAGCGCATGAGCGGCGAGGCCGCGATCCGCGCCTGCACCATCTCGATGGCGTTCGCGATGGCCGCGCTTGCCGTCAGCACCGAGCCGGTGCTGACCGCGGCGGCGCTGGTGCTCGCCGGCGCAGTCTGGATGGCGGCGGTCGCGCTGTTCAACATCGGCGTGCAGCTCTCGGCGCCGCGCTGGGTGGCGGGCCGCTCGCTCGCGGCGTTCCAGGCCTCGATCTCCGGCGGCATCGCGATCGGCGCCTGGGGCTGGGGCCATCTCACCGACTATGCCGGCGTCGAGGTCGCGCTGCTGGTTGCCGCCGGCCTGATGCTGCTCTCGCCGCTGCTCGGGATCTGGCTGACGATGCCGCGGGTCGGCGCCCGCAACGAGGATGCCGACGTGCTGGCCGATCCCGAGGTGAAGCTGTCGATCACCGGCCGCAGCGGACCCTTGGTGGTCGAGATCGAATATCGCGTGTCCCAGGAGAATGCGCGCGCCTTCCACAATGTGATGCAGGATGTGCAACTCTCGAGGCAGCGCAACGGCGCCTATGGCTGGTCGATCGCGCGCGACATCGCCGATCCCGAATTGTGGACCGAGCGCTATCACTGCCCGACCTGGTTCGATTACTTGCGCCAGCGCAACCGCTCGACCCTGTCCGAACGCGCGCTGCATCAGCAGGCGATCGATTTCCACATCGGTCCCGAGCCGGTGCGCGTCCGCCGCATGCTGGAACGGCCGTTCGGCTCGGTACGCTGGAAGGAAGAGACGCCGGACCGCGCGAGCAAGGAAGTGCTGCCGGTGGTCGCGACCGCGGCGGGGAGCAGTACGTAA